The Oncorhynchus tshawytscha isolate Ot180627B linkage group LG12, Otsh_v2.0, whole genome shotgun sequence genome includes a window with the following:
- the LOC112263687 gene encoding beta,beta-carotene 15,15'-dioxygenase has product MFQSIIGKNGTESPEPVKAEVTGCVPEWLQGTLLRNGPGLFKVGDTEYNHWFDGMALIHSFTFKDGDVYYRSKFLRSDTFKKNTQANKIVVSEFGTMIYPDPCKNIFSKAFSYLLAAIPDFTDNNLINIIRYGEDYYASSEVNYMNQIDPMTLDVIGKMNYRNHIALNMATSHPHYDDEGNTYNMGTALMRFGMPNYVIFKVPVNASDKEHKKPALRKVKQVCNIPFRSTLFPSYFHSFGMTENYIIFVEQPFKLDIVRLATAIFRSANWASCLRYDKEDLTLIHLVDKKTGKAVSTKFYTDALVVFHHINAYEDDGHVVFDMVTYKDSNLYEMFYLANLRKETHEFIESNKVNFSPPVCQRFVLPLTVDKDTPNGTNLVRLKDTTAKTVMQGDGSLYCLPDTIFEGLELPGINYKFNGKKYRYFYGSRVEWTPHPNKIGKGDIVTRKYIEWTEEDCYPSEPVFVATPGAVEEDDGVILSSVVSLNPKKSPFMLVLNAKTFEEIARASIDASIHMDLHGHFIPTQSTN; this is encoded by the exons ATGTTTCAATCCATCATCGGCAAGAACGGGACTGAATCACCCGAACCTGTCAAAGCAGAAGTAACAG GATGTGTCCCTGAGTGGCTACAAGGGACATTGCTGCGCAATGGGCCTGGTCTCTTTAAAGTGGGAGACACTGAATACAACCACTGGTTTGATGGCATGGCCTTAATTCATAGTTTCACCTTCAAAGATG GTGATGTGTACTACAGGAGTAAATTCCTGAGGAGTGACACCTTCAAGAAAAACACTCAGGCAAACAAGATTGTTGTGTCAGAATTTGGGACCATGATCTATCCCGATCCCtgcaaaaacatattttcaaa AGCCTTCTCCTACCTTCTCGCTGCCATCCCAGACTTCACAGATAACAACCTGATAAACATCATTAGATATGGTGAGGACTACTATGCCTCATCAGAAGTCAACTACATGAATCAAATTGACCCAATGACCCTGGACGTAATTGGAAAG ATGAACTACAGGAATCACATTGCTCTGAACATGGCGACTTCACACCCTCACTATGATGATGAGGGAAACACCTATAACATGGGAACTGCCCTCATGAGGTTTGGCATGCCCAACTATGTCATCTTCAAGGTTCCAGTAAATGCATCAG ATAAGGAGCATAAGAAGCCTGCCCTGCGGAAGGTGAAGCAGGTCTGCAATATACCGTTTCGCTCTACCCTCTTCCCCAGCTACTTCCACAGCTTCGGCATGACAGAGAATTACATCATCTTTGTCGAGCAGCCATTCAAACTGGACATCGTCAGACTGGCCACAGCTATATTTAGAAGCGCCAACTGGGCCAGCTGCCTCAGATACGACAAAGAGGACCTT ACGCTGATCCACCTGGTCGACAAGAAGACTGGGAAGGCTGTGTCCACCAAGTTCTACACAGATGCCCTGGTGGTTTTCCACCACATCAACGCCTACGAGGACGACGGCCATGTAGTGTTTGACATGGTCACCTACAAAGACAGCAATCTGTATGAAATGTTCTACTTAGCGAACCTGAGAAAGGAAACCCATGAATTCATTGAGAGCAACAAGGTCAACTTCTCCCCACCAGTCTGCCAGAGATTCGTCTTGCCTCTCACTGTTGACAAG GATACTCCAAACGGAACAAATCTTGTGAGGCTCAAAGACACAACAGCCAAAACAGTGATGCAGGGAGATGGCTCGCTGTATTGCCTGCCGGACACAATATTTGAAG GGTTGGAGTTGCCAGGGATTAACTACAAATTCAATGGCAAGAAGTACCGTTATTTCTATGGCTCAAGAGTGGAGTGGACTCCACACCCAAATAAG ATTGGGAAGGGGGACATTGTGACCAGAAAGTACATTGAGTGGACAGAAGAGGACTGCTACCCCTCTGAGcctgtgtttgttgccacaccAGGAGCTGTGGAGGAGGATGATG GAGTCATTTTGTCCTCAGTCGTCTCACTCAATCCAAAGAAATCCCCCTTCATGCTTGTCCTTAATGCCAAAACCTTTGAGGAAATTGCTCGTGCCTCAATCGACGCCAGCATTCACATGGATCTGCATGGACACTTCATTCCCACACAGAGCACCAACTGA